CAATAATCCGAATCAAGGCTTACGCCCTTAAACAACGGATAAAAGGCCGTCTGAAAAAATTCCGTTTCAGACGGCCTTTGTTCCAAACAAACAAGGAATTATGATGAAAAATATCGTCATCCTTATTTCCGGACGCGGCAGCAATATGCAGGCGATTGTGAATGCCAATATTTCCGATGCCAACATTGCAGCCGTATTGAGTAACAGCGAGACCGCAGCCGGATTGGCATGGGCGGCAGAGCGCGGTATTGCCACCGACAGTTTGAACCATAAAAACTTCGACTCGCGTCTGGCATTTGATCAGGCCATGATGGAAAAAATCGATGCCTATCAGCCGGATTTGGTTGTATTGGCGGGCTTCATGCGCATTTTGACCCCCGAATTCTGCGCGCATTATGAAAACCGCCTGATCAACATCCATCCGTCCATCCTGCCTTCTTTCACCGGTTTGCATACCCACGAACGCGCATTGGAAGCAGGTTGCCGAGTAGCTGGCTGCACCATCCATTTCGTGACCCCCGAGCTGGATTGCGGCCCGATTATTTCACAAGGCATTGTGCCGATTTTGGACGGCGATACCGCCGCCGACGTTGCTGCACGCGTGCTGACGGTTGAACACCAGCTGTTTCCGCAAGCCGTTGCTGATTTCGTTGCAGGCCGTCTGAAAATCGAAGGCAACCGCGTTTTAAATGCACAACGCAATGCCGCCGGTCAAAGCCTGTTGGCTTAATTAAAACACGATACACACAAGGAAAACATCATGAATCCGATTAAAACAACCCTGCTGACACTTTCCCTGCTCACTGCCTCCATCGGCGCACAAGCCGCTGAATTGCCGCAATCTGCCGTTTTGCAATACTCAGGCAGCTACGGTATTCCTGCCACCATGACCTTCACACGCAGCGGCAGCCAATACAAAATCGTCTCTACCATCAAAGTACCGCTTTACAATATCCGCTTTGAATCAGGCGGCAGCATCAACGGCACGACCTTGAATCCGTCTTACTACAAAGATGTACGCGGCGGTAAATTGTATGCCGAGGCCAAATTCTCCGGCGGCAACATCACTTACGGCAAAGCAGGTGATTTGAAAACCGAAAAATCCGGCCCGGCCATGGACTTGTTCACTTTGGCATGGCAACTGGCCGCCAATGACGTGCGCCTGCCGTCAGGTTTGAAAATTACCAACGGTAAAAAACTCTATACCGTCGGCAACATGAACAAAATCGGCAGCGAAAGCTATAAACTGAACGGCGGCACAACGCCTGTAAGCAAATATCGCGTCCGCCGCGGCGACGATACCGTTACTTACTCGTTTGCTTCCGATATCGACAATATCCCTGCGCAAATAAGTTATACCGATGACGGCAAAACCTACAACCTGAAACTGACTTCCGTTAAAATCAACGGTAAAGTAGTGAAACCGTAATCTTTATTTACTCAAACAAGAAGGCCGTCTGAAAAGTTTTCAGACGGCCTTTTATCTTTACAGCAACACAATATCGTATTGTTCCTGCGTGTAGGCGGTTTCGACTGCCAGTGAAATCGGTTTGCCGATAAAGTCTATCAACATCGCCAGCGATTGCGATTCTTCGTCTAAGAATAAGTCGATGACATTTGGAGCGGCCAAAATGCGGAAGGCTTGGACATCGTAGCGGCGCGCTTCGCGGACGATTTCGCGTTGGATTTCGTAGCACACGGTTTGTGGCGTTTTCAGACGGCCCCGGCCTTGGCAGGAAGGGCAGGGTTCGCAGAGGATTTGACTTAAGTTTTCACGCGAGCGTTTGCGGGTCAGTTCAACAAGGCCCAGACTGGTAAAGCCGTTGAGAGTGACGCGGGTGCGGTCGAAACTGAGGGCTTTGGCAAGCTCTTGCAGGACGGCTTCGCGGTGGACTTCCTGCGCCATATCGATGAAGTCGATGATGATGATGCCGCCGAGATTGCGCAGGCGAAGCTCGCGGGCGATGGTGTGGCAGGCTTCGAGGTTGGTGCGGAAGATGGTTTCATCAAAATTGCGCGCGCCGACAAAGCCGCCGGTGTTGACATCGATGGTGGTCATGGCTTCGGTGGACTCGATGATGAGGTAGCTGCCGAAGTTGAGGTTGACGCGCGGTTGCAGGGCGCGGGCGATTTCCTGCTCGATGTTGTGGGTTTCAAATAGGGGGCGTTCGCCTTTAAACAGCTCGATTCTGCCCAATGCACCTTGAACATATTGTTCGGCAAACTGGGTCATGCGGCGGTGGTTTTCAGTGGAATCGACCAGGATTTTGTGCGTATCGAGGCTGAACATATCGCGCAAAACGCGCAGGCTCAAAGGCAAATCTTGATACAGCAGGGTTTCGGGCGGCTGGATTTTCGCTTGTTTTTGAATGTGTTCCCACACTTTGGTCAGATAGTTGATGTCTGATTGCAGTTGGTCATCGGAGGCGTTTTCAGCGTTGGTGCGGATGATGTAGCCGTGGCAGGCGTTTTCGGGCAGCAGGTTGTTGAGGCGCTCCCTCAGGCTGCTGCGTTCGGCATCATCCTCGATGCGTTGGGAAATACCGATGTGGTCTTCTTGCGGAAGATGCACGAGGAAACGGCCGGCCAGTGAGATTTGGGTGGACAGGCGCGCGCCTTTGGTGTTGATGGGGTCTTTAATGACCTGAACCAAGACAGACTGGCCTTCAAAGAGCATGTGTTCGATGCGTTGGGTTTCATCCGGATTGCGGCGTTGTTCGAGGACGTCGACGATGTGCAGAAACGCGGCGCGTTCCAAGCCGATATCGATGAACGCGCTTTGCATGCCAGGGAGGACGCGTTTGACGACGCCCAAATAAATATTGCCGACCAAGCTATGGCCGCTGTTGCGCTCGATGTGCAGCTCGCAGATATTGTTCTCTTCCAAAACAGCCACACGCGTTTCTTGCGGCGTGATGTTGACGAGGACAGTTTCGGGCGGACGCACGGCGTCCTTGGGGATGGGAATTCCTGAAAGCATGGGGATACCTGATTTTGAATAGAAAAACTTTTGCGATGTGTTCTTCTCCAAAAAACAAATGGCAAAAGTCATTCTGCGAAAGCGCTTATCATACTTTAATTATGGTTTTTCCGCATCTGCGCAGATGTTTACAGTCAAGAGGCCGTCTGAATGTTTTTTACAACCGTACGGCGGGAATACTTGTAAAATAGCACCTATGCCCATATAGTCATGAACATTGGTATTTTGGAAGAAATCATGCAAACCGTTACTGTTTATACTGGTCCATATTGCCCGTACTGCACCATGGCGAAAAGGCTGTTGCAGGCGGTGGGTGTGAAAGAAATCAACGAAATCCGCATCGACGGCAATCCGGAAGTTTTTGCCGAAATGCGGCAGCTTTCCGGCCAGCGCAGCGTGCCGCAGATTTTTATCGGCGATACCCATGTCGGTGGCTTTACCGATTTGTACCGCTTGCAGCAGGAAGGCAAGTTGGACGAATTACTGAATCCTTAACCCTTAACTTAGGAAAATAAAATGAGCGAAGAATTGCAACCTGTATTCAGCGTTGAGCGTCTGTATGTAAAAGACTTGTCTTTGGAAGTGCCTCACGCACCACAAATCTTCTTGGAACAAGGCGAGCCTGAAGTCGATATGCGCGTTTCTACCGGCAACACCAAACTGGAAGATGGCTTCTACAGCGTTGACGTGACCGTGACCGTGACTGCCAAACTGAACGAAGAGCGCACCATGTTCTTGAACGAAGTTACCCAAAGCGGCATCTTCCGTCTGGAAAACATTCCTGAAGAAGACGTACAACTGCTGCTGGGCGTTGCTTGTCCGAACATCCTGTTCCCTTACGCACGCGAAGCCATTTCCAACAGCGTAACCCGCGCCGGCTTCCCACCTGTACTGCTTGCTCCGATCAACTTCGAAGCAATCTACCAACAACAACAGGAAGCTAACGCTTAATCGCGTTATACCTAAATTAAGGCCATCTGAAACATTGCGTTCAGACGGCCTTTTTTATTTGAGAATTAGGACATAAGAAAAATCTATAATAAAAAGTTCATATATTAATGTAATAAGTATATAATGATATTGTTTATCATTACGATAATATTTTTAATTTTTATAGGTTTATATACCATTTAAAATCAACAAATTAGAATTTTATCCAGCAAGTAGATTCTATTAATTAAGGAAATAGTTGTGAAACCTGATTTTCAAATGAAAACAATTTGTTTGTTATTGGTGCTGCCTTGCCAAACTGTTTTTGCAGATACGGGACATCAAGAAGTTGAACATGTAGATATGGATACGGTCAAGGTCAGTGGCAAACGGCAGGCACAAAGGAATACCGAGCGCAGTCAGTCTTATACAATCGGAACAATGGCAACGGCGACTGGGTTGCGTATTTCAGGCAAGGATACACCGCAGTCGGTGAGCGTAATGACGCGTCGGCAGCTAGATGATAAAGCAATATATTCTTTAGAAGATGCAATGAAAAACACTA
This genomic interval from Neisseria sp. Marseille-Q5346 contains the following:
- the purN gene encoding phosphoribosylglycinamide formyltransferase — translated: MKNIVILISGRGSNMQAIVNANISDANIAAVLSNSETAAGLAWAAERGIATDSLNHKNFDSRLAFDQAMMEKIDAYQPDLVVLAGFMRILTPEFCAHYENRLINIHPSILPSFTGLHTHERALEAGCRVAGCTIHFVTPELDCGPIISQGIVPILDGDTAADVAARVLTVEHQLFPQAVADFVAGRLKIEGNRVLNAQRNAAGQSLLA
- the grxC gene encoding glutaredoxin 3; this translates as MQTVTVYTGPYCPYCTMAKRLLQAVGVKEINEIRIDGNPEVFAEMRQLSGQRSVPQIFIGDTHVGGFTDLYRLQQEGKLDELLNP
- a CDS encoding DUF3108 domain-containing protein is translated as MNPIKTTLLTLSLLTASIGAQAAELPQSAVLQYSGSYGIPATMTFTRSGSQYKIVSTIKVPLYNIRFESGGSINGTTLNPSYYKDVRGGKLYAEAKFSGGNITYGKAGDLKTEKSGPAMDLFTLAWQLAANDVRLPSGLKITNGKKLYTVGNMNKIGSESYKLNGGTTPVSKYRVRRGDDTVTYSFASDIDNIPAQISYTDDGKTYNLKLTSVKINGKVVKP
- a CDS encoding Rne/Rng family ribonuclease; the protein is MLSGIPIPKDAVRPPETVLVNITPQETRVAVLEENNICELHIERNSGHSLVGNIYLGVVKRVLPGMQSAFIDIGLERAAFLHIVDVLEQRRNPDETQRIEHMLFEGQSVLVQVIKDPINTKGARLSTQISLAGRFLVHLPQEDHIGISQRIEDDAERSSLRERLNNLLPENACHGYIIRTNAENASDDQLQSDINYLTKVWEHIQKQAKIQPPETLLYQDLPLSLRVLRDMFSLDTHKILVDSTENHRRMTQFAEQYVQGALGRIELFKGERPLFETHNIEQEIARALQPRVNLNFGSYLIIESTEAMTTIDVNTGGFVGARNFDETIFRTNLEACHTIARELRLRNLGGIIIIDFIDMAQEVHREAVLQELAKALSFDRTRVTLNGFTSLGLVELTRKRSRENLSQILCEPCPSCQGRGRLKTPQTVCYEIQREIVREARRYDVQAFRILAAPNVIDLFLDEESQSLAMLIDFIGKPISLAVETAYTQEQYDIVLL
- the secB gene encoding protein-export chaperone SecB; protein product: MSEELQPVFSVERLYVKDLSLEVPHAPQIFLEQGEPEVDMRVSTGNTKLEDGFYSVDVTVTVTAKLNEERTMFLNEVTQSGIFRLENIPEEDVQLLLGVACPNILFPYAREAISNSVTRAGFPPVLLAPINFEAIYQQQQEANA